One Ktedonobacteraceae bacterium DNA segment encodes these proteins:
- a CDS encoding ATP-dependent Clp protease adaptor ClpS gives MVHTSVLFPRLQTETEELIRQRAKILPPYKVVLFNDDYNEMDYVVAVLLHTITNLSRREAERIMLTAHLTGSAVVVVCPKETAEYYQERLLGYGLTATIEPDE, from the coding sequence ATGGTTCATACATCAGTATTATTCCCAAGACTTCAAACTGAGACGGAGGAATTGATTCGCCAGCGGGCTAAAATCCTACCCCCGTATAAAGTGGTTCTTTTCAATGATGACTATAATGAAATGGATTATGTTGTAGCTGTCCTCCTGCATACCATTACTAATCTCTCCCGGCGCGAGGCCGAACGTATTATGTTGACCGCTCACCTTACAGGCAGCGCTGTTGTGGTGGTCTGCCCCAAAGAAACCGCTGAATATTACCAGGAACGTTTATTGGGTTATGGCCTTACAGCAACTATTGAACCTGATGAATAA
- a CDS encoding universal stress protein → MVHLWRRAKDETETSKAAPGVGATGDIAVVVDGKKLDIELVRLACLMAKRARRKVHLVHVIEVPRTLPLKATLTEESEHADKLLSEALSVAEESGCDAVAEVVQARDAGPAIVDEAKDHSCALIMLGAVRNTKGRTTQNELGKTIPFVLANAPCRVWVVQDPIQS, encoded by the coding sequence ATGGTTCACCTATGGCGTAGAGCCAAAGACGAAACGGAAACGAGCAAGGCCGCTCCAGGGGTAGGGGCCACTGGTGATATCGCTGTTGTTGTAGATGGTAAGAAGTTAGATATAGAGCTGGTCCGTTTAGCCTGTTTAATGGCGAAAAGGGCCAGGCGCAAGGTTCACCTTGTGCATGTCATTGAAGTCCCTCGCACGTTGCCGCTTAAAGCCACTTTAACTGAGGAATCCGAACATGCCGATAAACTGCTCAGCGAGGCGCTATCGGTCGCGGAAGAATCGGGCTGCGATGCAGTAGCTGAGGTGGTACAGGCAAGAGATGCAGGCCCTGCAATCGTTGATGAAGCAAAAGATCATTCCTGCGCCTTGATTATGCTGGGCGCTGTTCGTAATACCAAAGGACGTACAACACAAAATGAGCTTGGCAAGACTATCCCTTTTGTGCTTGCCAATGCGCCATGCAGAGTATGGGTTGTCCAGGACCCGATACAATCATAA